A region of Anolis sagrei isolate rAnoSag1 chromosome 2, rAnoSag1.mat, whole genome shotgun sequence DNA encodes the following proteins:
- the LOC132768282 gene encoding protein FAM186A isoform X1 → MEFQKFVTWKNVPPLVPPKDEAESSSSSHSGSGNEVEPESETDAKPIYTAPKHEITVISEIDVPPAVKNVLEKLEISQLERAKKEVSKKLNRIVDNVNRTYEYYKRDEGTDPDMEKAYQQSQSWEERSRRSHFLDKVSNVLEDSQLKIQDLQLVLESFKSWYDMLKRIELKEKEVPTYSMIDEMERHLMKSVNLIEVNVQRLMKIFYPLVDEKSKPRRKSAPRPGLFKAWREKVQEKPHEGEPLTPEQMLEDEARTIACSHEVNNMMHEMVDSTIFNKVEVVGIKYIAAMVGNLVKAFTLLHKQCRSLKFKYENLTILETRKHEPQIANLQRELRAAREKEAALEVEIQNVEERCKVLIITNETLQQELHSANERAMVASKVTFTRAAKPPSDSEKSAGKSQPDAEKEAKPKIGGKSQPGAPKLDGKPVTKVPSDVPENMQSVSFEEKDIPVKTLEAESGIPEKLHVVIREVERREPPLLLDTHLPPVGAPLTPLETRPQVRSISLDRTAVEAGVLQIPPETVATPALPEAEAAQALPEAKTVQALPETEAALALPEAPIAETSPDKLLSSEELPQRDSEEKGPTVTTSIEDEQPIEKGAYPKEKQHIPSGKLKGARQTSKIGQWKKLQGSLLKKPIKSQERLKGTAPAPSASTEESIAAPLHDTVSVGDAEEEFIKGSSPEVERPASSEKSEGEVSPKLLEDEHAPRSETEDESIKKGSPELLEDSDFSKFEIEEESLKGSSSEVERAVPSKRSEGEVSPALLEDAHAPRYETEDESIRRGSPELEPPELPKTPAEAPVHTPSPEGTRGKRRASLKSSVGKVVTTVKVKKLVKTMGEGMAQKPAVAPDTPEKGGIDSLDSPKRTSSERVEVLALDTQEAGQVQAPKRLLGKAKEAKEKKEVKRTGRIPAEVPQPKQEEKAEEIIHGLRTKLQEVARERGGVIDEETIKEIFAEVSATDRDVSPEDSSGSHSPEIHTKSSVTKKSSLSLSEAEYTPTKEKRSRSFEQPSSEQVADSVLQEFQTAILASLDDKLERVRKGSLGSQKRSVRFQPTDTFVQDFLEVIERKLEECFLEKHKSLIGQGTPKPVRSILSKAELPEEEEQEIKVISPSFDSQPVLAPVSPDSSFSTLQTEGEKPISPKDSSDGMTWHKQEEEEEEEEEEEEEEGEQLWKSQEEPQSKKEFFFQLLPRLDEEDENDLEEITSPKEEDQLPKEGDVLHKESWQERMKQSSEELQKHAWKEKELLQKESKSETGMTDSEKVDEYKEDWYIQLQEMLQAEKACLQEEQERLQEERQRLEEEAKYLEHWQEVFEQQRKQWEEQEEQRKEQECLWQVQLQHWEHMQREAQEQEQHWLKQQDRQKEQQILMQEELERLKQEYVEYLKLRGKQAEEAWQWNQLKTWHEQRQQAWEEEDEEQERKRAQWQVQLTSHKEQIEALQQEREAKEQEFQKWQKDQKEQQEKLEQLWEQRWEQQLQSWHHQMHKQRTRQLKWQQQSHRLTKRQQEIQRLKSLRPKVKVVEGSRLDQPPKQQRVSPTLRERLLSTTPQITPIPSKEFEEDSWELETTWFPKLFSKTEKFPAPAVTEKRYWINVEAQRKNLEVLKQAAQKSGISVDLYIKAKALIQQVLHSNVERLGLLFRKYESFSHLQEVRRKLTSQLDAAKEAQDGAKMQSMYKMVEKVDAYQKKVLERWTVKQNTVEQKRRRGLEKMIALFTQLRSSAKLHLKDPCPLMVKGEEAIRKETLHLPRLGSVGLKTRVYRSPLISVKKTQDFTFSAVVTREPSSEQIESLWKTDITELSMPIGPKEPVSLLWSETCGFPDVPRLLELDISSIRRKPLENVKTRIQNIPRWQLSGYNFMHL, encoded by the exons GAGGTCTCTAAGAAACTCAACCGCATTGTGGACAATGTGAACCGGACCTACGAATACTACAAAAGAGATGAAGGGACTGACCCTGATATGGAAAAAGCGTACCAACAGTCCCAGTCGTGGGAAGAGAGAAGCCGGCGATCTCATTTTCTAGATAAGGTTTCTAATGTGCTTGAAGATAGCCAGTTAAAAATACAAGACTTACAATTAGTGCTGGAGTCATTTAAAAGCTGGT ATGATATGCTGAAAAGAATTGaattgaaagaaaaggaagttcccACTTACAGCATGATCGACGAAATGGAACGCCACCTAATGAAATCTGTTAACTTAATTGAAGTAAATGTTCAGCGTCTAATGAAGATATTCTACCCTCTCGTTGATGAGAAAAGCAAGCCAAGGCGGAAGTCAG CTCCACGACCTGGACTGTTCAAAGCGTGGCGAGAGAAAGTGCAAGAAAAACCCCATGAAGGCGAGCCCTTGACCCCAGAGCAGATGCTGGAAGATGAAGCCCGTACGATTGCCTGCAGCCATGAAGTGAACAACATGATGCACGAAATGGTCGATTCTACAATATTCAACAAAGTAGAAGTTGTTGGTATTAAGTACATTGCAGCCATGGTGGGAAACCTCGTAAAGGCCTTCACCCTTCTTCATAAGCAATGCCGAAGCCTGAAATTCAAATACGAAAACCTCACAATTTTAGAAACCCGGAAGCATGAGCCTCAGATTGCAAACCTGCAGAGAGAACTGCGGGCAGCCCGAGAAAAAGAGGCAGCATTGGAAGTAGAAATCCAGAATGTTGAGGAAAGATGCAAGGTCCTCATCATCACAAATGAAACGCTGCAACAGGAGCTGCACAGTGCCAATGAAAGAGCAATGGTGGCAAGTAAAGTCACTTTCACCAGAGCTGCTAAGCCTCCTTCAGATTCAGAAAAATCAGCTGGAAAGTCTCAACCAGATGCTGAAAAAGAAGCAAAGCCTAAAATAGGAGGGAAGTCTCAGCCAGGTGCTCCAAAATTGGATGGGAAACCAGTTACAAAAGTCCCGAGTGATGTTCCTGAAAATATGCAAAGTGTTTCCTTTGAAGAAAAGGATATTCCTGTCAAAACACTGGAGGCAGAAAGTGGAATCCCTGAGAAATTGCATGTGGTGATTAGAGAGGTAGAGCGGAGAGAGCCTCCTCTCCTGCTCGACACACATCTTCCCCCTGTTGGGGCACCACTTACACCTCTTGAAACAAGACCTCAAGTTCGCAGTATTTCACTTGATAGGACCGCTGTAGAGGCAGGAGTGCTTCAAATCCCACCAGAGACCGTAGCAACTCCAGCATTGCCAGAGGCAGAAGCAGCTCAAGCATTGCCAGAAGCAAAAACAGTTCAAGCGTTGCCAGAGACAGAAGCAGCTCTAGCGTTGCCAGAGGCACCAATAGCTGAAACATCCCCCGACAAACTGCTGTCCTCAGAGGAGCtaccacagagggactcagaagAAAAGGGTCCTACGGTTACTACCAGCATAGAGGATGAGCAACCTATTGAAAAAGGAGCATATCCCAAAGAAAAGCAACACATTCCCTCTGGCAAACTGAAAGGGGCTAGGCAGACCTCTAAGATAGGACAATGGAAAAAATTGCAAGGCTCCCTcttaaaaaaaccaataaaatctcAAGAACGTCTAAAAGGAACAGCACCAGCACCATCGGCATCAACTGAAGAAAGCATTGCTGCCCCCCTACATGACACAGTGTCTGTCGGTGATGCTGAAGAAGAGTTCATTAAGGGCAGTTCTCCTGAAGTGGAAAGACCAGCATCATCTGAAAAATCTGAAGGAGAGGTATCACCCAAACTTTTAGAAGATGAGCATGCTCCTAGATCTGAGACAGAAGATGAATCAATCAAGAAAGGTTCACCTGAGCTCCTAGAAGATAGTGATTTCTCTAAATTTGAGATTGAAGAGGAGTCCCTAAAGGGAAGTTCATCTGAAGTGGAACGTGCAGTACCATCAAAACGGTCTGAAGGAGAGGTGTCACCCGCACTTTTAGAAGATGCGCATGCTCCTAGATATGAGACAGAAGATGAGTCAATCAGGAGAGGTTCACCTGAACTGGAGCCCCCAGAATTGCCCAAAACACCAGCAGAAGCCCCAGTTCACACCCCTTCTCCCGAGGGGACACGTGGAAAACGGAGAGCATCATTGAAAAGCAGTGTGGGAAAAGTAGTTACCACTGTAAAAGTTAAAAAGCTTGTCAAAACCATGGGAGAGGGCATGGCTCAGAAGCCTGCAGTGGCTCCAGATACTCCAGAGAAAGGGGGCATAGATTCCTTAGACAGTCCAAAACGAACCTCAAGTGAAAGAGTAGAGGTTTTGGCTCTTGACACACAAGAAGCTGGTCAGGTACAGGCACCAAAACGGTTGCTGGGCAAAGCAAAGGAAgccaaggaaaagaaagaggtgaAACGGACTGGTAGAATACCGGCAGAAGTGCCACAACCAAAGCAGGAGGAGAAAGCAGAAGAGATTATCCACGGTTTAAGGACAAAATTGCAAGAGGTTGCCAGGGAAAGAGGTGGTGTGATTGACGAAGAAACCATTAAAGAAATTTTTGCAGAAGTTAGTGCAACAGATCGAGATGTTTCTCCAGAAGACAGCTCTGGAAGCCATTCCCCAGAAATACATACCAAAAGCTCTGTTACAAAGAAGTCCTCTTTGTCATTATCTGAAGCTGAATATACACCCACTAAGGAAAAGAGAAGCAGAAGTTTTGAACAGCCATCTTCTGAGCAAGTTGCTGATTCTGTACTGCAAGAATTTCAAACAGCTATCCTTGCTAGCTTAGATGACAAGTTAGAGAGGGTAAGGAAGGGCTCCCTGGGCAGCCAGAAACGCTCTGTCAGATTCCAGCCCACAGATACTTTTGTTCAAGATTTCTTAGAAGTCATAGAAAGAAAACTAGAAGAATGCTTCTTGGAAAAGCATAAATCCCTCATTGGCCAAGGCACACCAAAGCCAGTGAGAAGCATATTAAGTAAAGCAGAATTACCAGAAGAAGAGGAGCAGGAAATTAAAGTTATTTCCCCATCTTTTGACAGCCAACCTGTGCTGGCCCCAGTCTCTCCAGACAGTTCTTTTAGTACTCTTCAGACAGAAGGGGAGAAACCCATTTCACCTAAAGACTCCTCAGATGGAATGACATGGCacaagcaggaggaggaagaggaggaggaggaggaggaggaggaagaagaaggagaacaaCTGTGGAAAAGCCAAGAAGAGCCACAGAGTAAAAAAGAATTTTTCTTCCAACTCCTGCCCAGGCTGGACGAAGAAGATGAGAATGATTTAGAGGAGATCACATCTCCCAAGGAAGAAGACCAGTTGCCTAAAGAAGGTGATGTGCTGCACAAGGAATCATGGCAGGAAAGGATGAAACAGTCTTCTGAGGAATTGCAGAAGCATGCCTGGAAGGAGAAGGAGCTACTGCAGAAAGAGTCCAAGTCAGAAACAGGAATGACGGACTCAGAGAAGGTGGATGAATACAAGGAAGACTGGTACATTCAGTTGCAGGAGATGCTGCAGGCTGAGAAGGCATGTCTGCAAGAGGAGCAAGAACGGCTACAGGAGGAGCGCCAGCGGCTGGAAGAGGAGGCAAAATATTTGGAGCATTGGCAGGAGGTGTTCGAACAGCAGCGGAAACAatgggaggagcaggaggagcagcgCAAGGAGCAGGAGTGCTTGTGGCAAGTGCAGCTCCAGCACTGGGAACACATGCAAAGGGAGGCCCAGGAGCAGGAGCAGCACTGGCTCAAGCAGCAGGATCGACAGAAGGAGCAGCAAATACTCATGCAGGAGGAACTGGAGCGGTTGAAGCAGGAGTATGTGGAGTACCTGAAACTGCGGGGAAAGCAAGCAGAAGAAGCCTGGCAGTGGAACCAGCTGAAGACTTGGCATGAGCAGAGGCAGCAAGCCtgggaagaggaggatgaagaacAGGAAAGGAAGCGAGCCCAGTGGCAGGTGCAGCTAACAAGCCACAAGGAACAGATTGAGGCCTTACAACAAGAGCGGGAAGCAAAGGAGCAGGAGTTCCAGAAGTGGCAGAAGGATCAGAAGGAGCAGCAGGAAAAGCTGGAGCAACTTTGGGAGCAGCGCTGGGAGCAGCAGCTGCAGAGCTGGCACCATCAGATGCATAAACAGCGGACCCGGCAACTGAAATGGCAACAGCAGAGCCACAGATTGACAAAGAGGCAGCAAGAGATACAGCGGTTAAAGTCTCTGCGTCCGAAGGTGAAAGTTGTGGAGGGCTCTAGGCTGGATCAGCCTCCCAAGCAGCAAAGAGTTTCTCCCACCCTCAGGGAGAGACTTCTTTCTACTACCCCCCAGATCACACCCATTCCTAGCAAGGAATTTGAGGAAGATTCCTGGGAGCTGGAGACTACTTGGTTTCCTAAGCTATTCTCCAAAACAGAGAAGTTTCCTGCGCCTGCTGTCACAGAGAAGCGATACTGGATAAATGTAGAGGCTCAGAGGAAAAACCTGGAGGTGTTGAAGCAAGCTGCCCAGAAGTCTGGAATTTCAGTTGATCTGTACATCAAAGCCAAAGCATTAATCCAACAAGTATTGCACAGCAATGTTGAAAGGCTGGGTTTGCTTTTCAGGAAATACGAGTCTTTCAGCCATCTCCAGGAAGTCAG GCGAAAATTAACTAGTCAGCTGGATGCTGCCAAAGAAGCTCAGGATGGGGCTAAAATGCAAAGTATGTACAAGATGGTAGAGAAGGTGGATGCTTACCAGAAAAAGGTTCTGGAGCGTTGGACGGTTAAGCAGAATACAGTAGAACAGAAGCGCCGGCGGGGCCTTGAAAAGATGATTGCCTTGTTTACGCAA CTCCGCTCAAGCGCCAAACTCCATCTCAAGGACCCATGCCCACTGATGGTCAAAGGAGAAGAGGCCATAAGGAAGGAGACCCTGCACCTACCCCGCCTTGGGTCTGTTGGCCTGAAGACCAGAGTCTACCGAAGTCCTTTGATCAGTGTGAAGAAAACTCAAGACTTCACATTCTCAGCTGTAGTTACCAG AGAACCAAGCAGTGAACAGATAGAATCATTGTGGAAGACAGACATTACAGAACTGAGTATGCCCATTGGACCCAAAGAACCTGTGTCATTGTTGTGGTCTGAGActtgtggctttccagatgtacCTAGACTTTTGGAATTAGACATTTCTTCCATTAGGAGAAAACCCCTTGAAAATGTAAAGACTCG GATTCAGAATATTCCTAGATGGCAACTATCTGGATATAATTTTATGCATTTGTAA
- the LOC132768282 gene encoding protein FAM186A isoform X2, producing MEKAYQQSQSWEERSRRSHFLDKVSNVLEDSQLKIQDLQLVLESFKSWYDMLKRIELKEKEVPTYSMIDEMERHLMKSVNLIEVNVQRLMKIFYPLVDEKSKPRRKSAPRPGLFKAWREKVQEKPHEGEPLTPEQMLEDEARTIACSHEVNNMMHEMVDSTIFNKVEVVGIKYIAAMVGNLVKAFTLLHKQCRSLKFKYENLTILETRKHEPQIANLQRELRAAREKEAALEVEIQNVEERCKVLIITNETLQQELHSANERAMVASKVTFTRAAKPPSDSEKSAGKSQPDAEKEAKPKIGGKSQPGAPKLDGKPVTKVPSDVPENMQSVSFEEKDIPVKTLEAESGIPEKLHVVIREVERREPPLLLDTHLPPVGAPLTPLETRPQVRSISLDRTAVEAGVLQIPPETVATPALPEAEAAQALPEAKTVQALPETEAALALPEAPIAETSPDKLLSSEELPQRDSEEKGPTVTTSIEDEQPIEKGAYPKEKQHIPSGKLKGARQTSKIGQWKKLQGSLLKKPIKSQERLKGTAPAPSASTEESIAAPLHDTVSVGDAEEEFIKGSSPEVERPASSEKSEGEVSPKLLEDEHAPRSETEDESIKKGSPELLEDSDFSKFEIEEESLKGSSSEVERAVPSKRSEGEVSPALLEDAHAPRYETEDESIRRGSPELEPPELPKTPAEAPVHTPSPEGTRGKRRASLKSSVGKVVTTVKVKKLVKTMGEGMAQKPAVAPDTPEKGGIDSLDSPKRTSSERVEVLALDTQEAGQVQAPKRLLGKAKEAKEKKEVKRTGRIPAEVPQPKQEEKAEEIIHGLRTKLQEVARERGGVIDEETIKEIFAEVSATDRDVSPEDSSGSHSPEIHTKSSVTKKSSLSLSEAEYTPTKEKRSRSFEQPSSEQVADSVLQEFQTAILASLDDKLERVRKGSLGSQKRSVRFQPTDTFVQDFLEVIERKLEECFLEKHKSLIGQGTPKPVRSILSKAELPEEEEQEIKVISPSFDSQPVLAPVSPDSSFSTLQTEGEKPISPKDSSDGMTWHKQEEEEEEEEEEEEEEGEQLWKSQEEPQSKKEFFFQLLPRLDEEDENDLEEITSPKEEDQLPKEGDVLHKESWQERMKQSSEELQKHAWKEKELLQKESKSETGMTDSEKVDEYKEDWYIQLQEMLQAEKACLQEEQERLQEERQRLEEEAKYLEHWQEVFEQQRKQWEEQEEQRKEQECLWQVQLQHWEHMQREAQEQEQHWLKQQDRQKEQQILMQEELERLKQEYVEYLKLRGKQAEEAWQWNQLKTWHEQRQQAWEEEDEEQERKRAQWQVQLTSHKEQIEALQQEREAKEQEFQKWQKDQKEQQEKLEQLWEQRWEQQLQSWHHQMHKQRTRQLKWQQQSHRLTKRQQEIQRLKSLRPKVKVVEGSRLDQPPKQQRVSPTLRERLLSTTPQITPIPSKEFEEDSWELETTWFPKLFSKTEKFPAPAVTEKRYWINVEAQRKNLEVLKQAAQKSGISVDLYIKAKALIQQVLHSNVERLGLLFRKYESFSHLQEVRRKLTSQLDAAKEAQDGAKMQSMYKMVEKVDAYQKKVLERWTVKQNTVEQKRRRGLEKMIALFTQLRSSAKLHLKDPCPLMVKGEEAIRKETLHLPRLGSVGLKTRVYRSPLISVKKTQDFTFSAVVTREPSSEQIESLWKTDITELSMPIGPKEPVSLLWSETCGFPDVPRLLELDISSIRRKPLENVKTRIQNIPRWQLSGYNFMHL from the exons ATGGAAAAAGCGTACCAACAGTCCCAGTCGTGGGAAGAGAGAAGCCGGCGATCTCATTTTCTAGATAAGGTTTCTAATGTGCTTGAAGATAGCCAGTTAAAAATACAAGACTTACAATTAGTGCTGGAGTCATTTAAAAGCTGGT ATGATATGCTGAAAAGAATTGaattgaaagaaaaggaagttcccACTTACAGCATGATCGACGAAATGGAACGCCACCTAATGAAATCTGTTAACTTAATTGAAGTAAATGTTCAGCGTCTAATGAAGATATTCTACCCTCTCGTTGATGAGAAAAGCAAGCCAAGGCGGAAGTCAG CTCCACGACCTGGACTGTTCAAAGCGTGGCGAGAGAAAGTGCAAGAAAAACCCCATGAAGGCGAGCCCTTGACCCCAGAGCAGATGCTGGAAGATGAAGCCCGTACGATTGCCTGCAGCCATGAAGTGAACAACATGATGCACGAAATGGTCGATTCTACAATATTCAACAAAGTAGAAGTTGTTGGTATTAAGTACATTGCAGCCATGGTGGGAAACCTCGTAAAGGCCTTCACCCTTCTTCATAAGCAATGCCGAAGCCTGAAATTCAAATACGAAAACCTCACAATTTTAGAAACCCGGAAGCATGAGCCTCAGATTGCAAACCTGCAGAGAGAACTGCGGGCAGCCCGAGAAAAAGAGGCAGCATTGGAAGTAGAAATCCAGAATGTTGAGGAAAGATGCAAGGTCCTCATCATCACAAATGAAACGCTGCAACAGGAGCTGCACAGTGCCAATGAAAGAGCAATGGTGGCAAGTAAAGTCACTTTCACCAGAGCTGCTAAGCCTCCTTCAGATTCAGAAAAATCAGCTGGAAAGTCTCAACCAGATGCTGAAAAAGAAGCAAAGCCTAAAATAGGAGGGAAGTCTCAGCCAGGTGCTCCAAAATTGGATGGGAAACCAGTTACAAAAGTCCCGAGTGATGTTCCTGAAAATATGCAAAGTGTTTCCTTTGAAGAAAAGGATATTCCTGTCAAAACACTGGAGGCAGAAAGTGGAATCCCTGAGAAATTGCATGTGGTGATTAGAGAGGTAGAGCGGAGAGAGCCTCCTCTCCTGCTCGACACACATCTTCCCCCTGTTGGGGCACCACTTACACCTCTTGAAACAAGACCTCAAGTTCGCAGTATTTCACTTGATAGGACCGCTGTAGAGGCAGGAGTGCTTCAAATCCCACCAGAGACCGTAGCAACTCCAGCATTGCCAGAGGCAGAAGCAGCTCAAGCATTGCCAGAAGCAAAAACAGTTCAAGCGTTGCCAGAGACAGAAGCAGCTCTAGCGTTGCCAGAGGCACCAATAGCTGAAACATCCCCCGACAAACTGCTGTCCTCAGAGGAGCtaccacagagggactcagaagAAAAGGGTCCTACGGTTACTACCAGCATAGAGGATGAGCAACCTATTGAAAAAGGAGCATATCCCAAAGAAAAGCAACACATTCCCTCTGGCAAACTGAAAGGGGCTAGGCAGACCTCTAAGATAGGACAATGGAAAAAATTGCAAGGCTCCCTcttaaaaaaaccaataaaatctcAAGAACGTCTAAAAGGAACAGCACCAGCACCATCGGCATCAACTGAAGAAAGCATTGCTGCCCCCCTACATGACACAGTGTCTGTCGGTGATGCTGAAGAAGAGTTCATTAAGGGCAGTTCTCCTGAAGTGGAAAGACCAGCATCATCTGAAAAATCTGAAGGAGAGGTATCACCCAAACTTTTAGAAGATGAGCATGCTCCTAGATCTGAGACAGAAGATGAATCAATCAAGAAAGGTTCACCTGAGCTCCTAGAAGATAGTGATTTCTCTAAATTTGAGATTGAAGAGGAGTCCCTAAAGGGAAGTTCATCTGAAGTGGAACGTGCAGTACCATCAAAACGGTCTGAAGGAGAGGTGTCACCCGCACTTTTAGAAGATGCGCATGCTCCTAGATATGAGACAGAAGATGAGTCAATCAGGAGAGGTTCACCTGAACTGGAGCCCCCAGAATTGCCCAAAACACCAGCAGAAGCCCCAGTTCACACCCCTTCTCCCGAGGGGACACGTGGAAAACGGAGAGCATCATTGAAAAGCAGTGTGGGAAAAGTAGTTACCACTGTAAAAGTTAAAAAGCTTGTCAAAACCATGGGAGAGGGCATGGCTCAGAAGCCTGCAGTGGCTCCAGATACTCCAGAGAAAGGGGGCATAGATTCCTTAGACAGTCCAAAACGAACCTCAAGTGAAAGAGTAGAGGTTTTGGCTCTTGACACACAAGAAGCTGGTCAGGTACAGGCACCAAAACGGTTGCTGGGCAAAGCAAAGGAAgccaaggaaaagaaagaggtgaAACGGACTGGTAGAATACCGGCAGAAGTGCCACAACCAAAGCAGGAGGAGAAAGCAGAAGAGATTATCCACGGTTTAAGGACAAAATTGCAAGAGGTTGCCAGGGAAAGAGGTGGTGTGATTGACGAAGAAACCATTAAAGAAATTTTTGCAGAAGTTAGTGCAACAGATCGAGATGTTTCTCCAGAAGACAGCTCTGGAAGCCATTCCCCAGAAATACATACCAAAAGCTCTGTTACAAAGAAGTCCTCTTTGTCATTATCTGAAGCTGAATATACACCCACTAAGGAAAAGAGAAGCAGAAGTTTTGAACAGCCATCTTCTGAGCAAGTTGCTGATTCTGTACTGCAAGAATTTCAAACAGCTATCCTTGCTAGCTTAGATGACAAGTTAGAGAGGGTAAGGAAGGGCTCCCTGGGCAGCCAGAAACGCTCTGTCAGATTCCAGCCCACAGATACTTTTGTTCAAGATTTCTTAGAAGTCATAGAAAGAAAACTAGAAGAATGCTTCTTGGAAAAGCATAAATCCCTCATTGGCCAAGGCACACCAAAGCCAGTGAGAAGCATATTAAGTAAAGCAGAATTACCAGAAGAAGAGGAGCAGGAAATTAAAGTTATTTCCCCATCTTTTGACAGCCAACCTGTGCTGGCCCCAGTCTCTCCAGACAGTTCTTTTAGTACTCTTCAGACAGAAGGGGAGAAACCCATTTCACCTAAAGACTCCTCAGATGGAATGACATGGCacaagcaggaggaggaagaggaggaggaggaggaggaggaggaagaagaaggagaacaaCTGTGGAAAAGCCAAGAAGAGCCACAGAGTAAAAAAGAATTTTTCTTCCAACTCCTGCCCAGGCTGGACGAAGAAGATGAGAATGATTTAGAGGAGATCACATCTCCCAAGGAAGAAGACCAGTTGCCTAAAGAAGGTGATGTGCTGCACAAGGAATCATGGCAGGAAAGGATGAAACAGTCTTCTGAGGAATTGCAGAAGCATGCCTGGAAGGAGAAGGAGCTACTGCAGAAAGAGTCCAAGTCAGAAACAGGAATGACGGACTCAGAGAAGGTGGATGAATACAAGGAAGACTGGTACATTCAGTTGCAGGAGATGCTGCAGGCTGAGAAGGCATGTCTGCAAGAGGAGCAAGAACGGCTACAGGAGGAGCGCCAGCGGCTGGAAGAGGAGGCAAAATATTTGGAGCATTGGCAGGAGGTGTTCGAACAGCAGCGGAAACAatgggaggagcaggaggagcagcgCAAGGAGCAGGAGTGCTTGTGGCAAGTGCAGCTCCAGCACTGGGAACACATGCAAAGGGAGGCCCAGGAGCAGGAGCAGCACTGGCTCAAGCAGCAGGATCGACAGAAGGAGCAGCAAATACTCATGCAGGAGGAACTGGAGCGGTTGAAGCAGGAGTATGTGGAGTACCTGAAACTGCGGGGAAAGCAAGCAGAAGAAGCCTGGCAGTGGAACCAGCTGAAGACTTGGCATGAGCAGAGGCAGCAAGCCtgggaagaggaggatgaagaacAGGAAAGGAAGCGAGCCCAGTGGCAGGTGCAGCTAACAAGCCACAAGGAACAGATTGAGGCCTTACAACAAGAGCGGGAAGCAAAGGAGCAGGAGTTCCAGAAGTGGCAGAAGGATCAGAAGGAGCAGCAGGAAAAGCTGGAGCAACTTTGGGAGCAGCGCTGGGAGCAGCAGCTGCAGAGCTGGCACCATCAGATGCATAAACAGCGGACCCGGCAACTGAAATGGCAACAGCAGAGCCACAGATTGACAAAGAGGCAGCAAGAGATACAGCGGTTAAAGTCTCTGCGTCCGAAGGTGAAAGTTGTGGAGGGCTCTAGGCTGGATCAGCCTCCCAAGCAGCAAAGAGTTTCTCCCACCCTCAGGGAGAGACTTCTTTCTACTACCCCCCAGATCACACCCATTCCTAGCAAGGAATTTGAGGAAGATTCCTGGGAGCTGGAGACTACTTGGTTTCCTAAGCTATTCTCCAAAACAGAGAAGTTTCCTGCGCCTGCTGTCACAGAGAAGCGATACTGGATAAATGTAGAGGCTCAGAGGAAAAACCTGGAGGTGTTGAAGCAAGCTGCCCAGAAGTCTGGAATTTCAGTTGATCTGTACATCAAAGCCAAAGCATTAATCCAACAAGTATTGCACAGCAATGTTGAAAGGCTGGGTTTGCTTTTCAGGAAATACGAGTCTTTCAGCCATCTCCAGGAAGTCAG GCGAAAATTAACTAGTCAGCTGGATGCTGCCAAAGAAGCTCAGGATGGGGCTAAAATGCAAAGTATGTACAAGATGGTAGAGAAGGTGGATGCTTACCAGAAAAAGGTTCTGGAGCGTTGGACGGTTAAGCAGAATACAGTAGAACAGAAGCGCCGGCGGGGCCTTGAAAAGATGATTGCCTTGTTTACGCAA CTCCGCTCAAGCGCCAAACTCCATCTCAAGGACCCATGCCCACTGATGGTCAAAGGAGAAGAGGCCATAAGGAAGGAGACCCTGCACCTACCCCGCCTTGGGTCTGTTGGCCTGAAGACCAGAGTCTACCGAAGTCCTTTGATCAGTGTGAAGAAAACTCAAGACTTCACATTCTCAGCTGTAGTTACCAG AGAACCAAGCAGTGAACAGATAGAATCATTGTGGAAGACAGACATTACAGAACTGAGTATGCCCATTGGACCCAAAGAACCTGTGTCATTGTTGTGGTCTGAGActtgtggctttccagatgtacCTAGACTTTTGGAATTAGACATTTCTTCCATTAGGAGAAAACCCCTTGAAAATGTAAAGACTCG GATTCAGAATATTCCTAGATGGCAACTATCTGGATATAATTTTATGCATTTGTAA